Part of the Triticum aestivum cultivar Chinese Spring chromosome 4D, IWGSC CS RefSeq v2.1, whole genome shotgun sequence genome is shown below.
TAGGATGCAATGCTGTTTTCTCCACTGCAGCAGCAAGACGAAGAATCTCCATCCCATCATATGCTAAAGAAGCAATAGAAGTAACAACTGGTTTTCCTTTCGTAAGTGTCCCTGTCTAAGAATCACAATATAGACACTACTTATAATACAGATACAGAAATTCTGCTCGAAGAAAGATGATAAATGATGTCATATACCTTATCCAGAACAATTGCATCTATCCCAGCCAAACGCTCCAAAACATCACCTCCTCTAATAAGTAGCCCTCTTTTAGCGCCTGCTTTCAGATTAAAGAAAAAATCACAAGGCGTTGTAAACTCATAAAAGACATAAAGTACGATAAGAGTTGCTACAAATAAGTACTGAATTGAGGAATGTTTAGTCAATGGCATCAATGCAAAAGAACCTTAAATTGCATTCATGCAGTGTAAATTGTATGATTCATTGTGTCATCAAACATTGAGAAAAAAAGTTGGACAAGTTACCCATGGAAGTTCCTATTAAGATAGCTGTAGGCGTAGCTAATCCAAGTGCACACGGACAGGAAACAACCTGCAGGATGAAATTATGAAAATTATCGCAAACAAGCATTAAAAGAGGCAGTTCTTAAGTGTAAGCTACGTGAAACAGCTGCTCAATGGTCAACCACCTCCAAACAGGACAACAACGTCGAGATTTCAGGATGTTTTGCATGTGCAATGAGCCACAATAGATATGAAGAATAATCAGTGAGTTACTGTAGTCTGGCCATGTAAAATTGGTCCATGATTTGGAAGGGTGAGCTTTAGGAAAACAATAGCACGGTTACTTACTAGTACATCCACAGCAAGCTTCAAGCTCAAAAGCAACGAGTCCCCATCAGGACCAGAAATATCATTTAAAAGGACCTCCGGAAATAGGTGTGTGCCCAATAAGTACCTTGGGATATACAAAGAAAAAGTTTAAAACAATATTTATATAGCTGCAGCAGTTTTTTGTATGCTTTTCCCTgagaaagaaaagagaaggagCAACGGAGCATACCAGAAAGAAAAGGTTGCAGCAGACAACGTCATAACAGTATACACAAATGGCCCTGCAATCGCATCCGCAAGCCTTTGAACAGGAGCTTCATGTGCTTGTGCATCTTCAACCTGTTCAAGGGCAGTATGAATATAATTACAAACATATTCCCTTTTAgtataaaataataaaatagttatgCAGTGTATACCAACCATGCGGATTATCTTAGCAATTGTTGACGACGGTCCAGTGGTTGTGGCTTTGATCCTTAAAGGTCCATCCTGTAGAAAAACCAAAAGAATGAATTGGTAAATTAATTTAGGTTAGTTTGAAAGGAGCATATGCActtcatgagagagagagagagacttcacGAAACTTCACACGTGAGCAGAATGGTCGACCAAGTTTGATACCCCaaaattttagaatttttaaaattttcctaaCTTTTTCGAATTTACTCTTCACGCGGGTGCGTATGGAACCATGTTCACCTTTGTATATTTGTGAGTGAAGAGCTTATTGAAATGTTAGTTACGATTCCCAATTAACCTCTGCATTGACTATGAGGGAAATATACACGATACATAGATCATCAATGTTGTAATAAAATCAAAATTGATTAACACAATGTAGTGGGAGTGAAGATAAAAAACGGGGCAAAAAAACCACACTTTCTGGCAGAAATTATTATGTGCATGTACATACCCAGTTAACAGTTCCAGAAAATACAGGGCATCCTTTTTCTTTCGCTACCGGCAAGGATTCTCCAGTAAGCATTGATTCATCCACAAAACTTGATCCTCCAGTGACATTTCCCTGTATGAATTGGTGCCAATGGAGCAGTAGATCTATCAGAATTCTATGCAAGCACAAGCTGATGTACAGAAAGTGCAACAGAATGATGACAATCATGTCCATATTAACGACCATTAGTTCCCTCGCAAAAAAAAACTTCAAACATTTTGACTCGTCCTAGAATATATACTAATAAATATTTTAATTGACAATTTCGCTCAAAACCATTCATTAGAGACAGCATAGAAATTCACAGAGAGTAAGGATATCAAAGTATGTGAGTAAGCAATACATGAAACATCATTTTAGTTAGCAAATCAATACCGATCAAAATATGTCTCTTAGAAGTCTGAAGAATTAATACAGAAAAGGGAAAAGGAGCCACCTCCAAATGTCTTTTAGCACATTTATATCACTCTGTAAGATGCCTTACCACAAGGAATTAATGGCCATACAGGGGTTCATCCAATTTAGACTTCATTTATGTTTAATCACACAAATGGTGCATCACTGCACTGTAATTGTAAGATACTAGAAAATACAAAAAATAAACCATGGCTCCTTACATCTACAGGGATAGTTTCTCCTGGAAGAACCAATACTGAGTCTCCAACACGGACATCATCAACAGGAACTTCAACTGTTATTGCATCCGAATTCAAAATGCCATCTGAAGGGAGGTCCTCACTTGAGGATGTAACGACTAGCCTCGACTGAGGAGATAAGAGCGACTGCCATATAATATGAGACATAATGAGTTGTAAATTTATTAGTTATATTGGTCAAGAAATTATAGACAGGTGTACGTTACTTCAGTAACCATCAATATGTTTTCAATAGTTTATACAGATTTACTAATAAAAGTATCAGCCTTCTTATTTTAGCTTCTAGTAATGCAAAAAGGAAATGTTGCATGTGTTTATACAGATATGTACTTACAATTAGCTCATTCATATCGCTAGATGCCTTAAGCCTAGCACTTTCCTCAAGAGATCGTCCCAGAAGTACAAATCCAAGAAGCATGACCTGCATGCTACAAGATGAATTTCTTCAACGAAACTTTCTTAAAACAGTTCAACTGTTGTTTGATCAACTGCCAAATCAAATGAAGTAATATGGAAGACAGAAATAGGATTTGTGAGTTGAATGATTCGATTATACAGTGGCTGGCTTGTTAATAAATATGCCCAACAAATAAATGTTGGACATTGACACTGATTTTGTTAAAAGACTTAAAAGCAGAGCAATTTTATTAATTGACAATAATACAGTGCCAGGGCACAAGAGCAGTGGCAGCAAATACATAGGAGTTCCAAGTTtattaatatactccctccgtttctaaatataagtctttgtagagggTTTCACTaaatgaactacatacggagcaaaatgaatgaatctacacttaaaatgcatctatatacatccgtatgtggttcatagtagaatctctacaaagacatatatttaggaacggaggaagtatttttctttgctattttcatgcatgaaagaTTGCTCACCGGTTCATCGAAGAAGGTTGAATTCCATGCCAATTCAGGGTTCAGCAAGGAAACCTTCATACAAGAAAATCTCTATTAGACTATTAGTATTCTTGTGTCTGAAAAAAAAATCCCCTATAAGTTGACTTACTGCACTTATAGCAAATGCAGCTGCAGACCCGAATCCTACAAGAGAATTCATGTTGGGGGAGCCTTGCTTGAACGCTCTTAGACCATCAAAAAGTATATCTGAGCAAGAGTTACATTTACCACAGAGTGAGAAAGAATTAATAAAATACCTGAAAAACACAGTGCAAGACCATGCTGGAAAACGGTTTCAGTTCGAACTTGCAATTTGTTTTTAAAATGCAGTTTTCTTAACTCTAGAATAAAGAATGCACAATCCCTCTGACTCTGTCATTATGTCTCTGTTTCGCAGGTGGCATTTAACAAATGTCTCTTAAGAGACCGCCATATCAAGCAAAAGCTCATGAATCAAAAACCAATATACTAATGATGACTAAATGTAGAGCCAAAGTTCGAAACATCTTGTGTCGATACACCTACCTGGTGAATACTGAGTTTTCTATCATTCCTTTGAACTGATTTTATATGTTGTAATGCACGTACCAATCACTGTCCTTGTGGAAACATAGCTAATAAACAACAAGTACACTAATTAATGCATAAGATTTCGAAGATGATATTGGAGCCAAGTATACCTCTTCCAGGCCCAAACAGCGCCACCACAGCAATGCCACATTTCACATACGAGTTATGCAACACATCCAAAAATGTTCCTGCGTAGTGCACAAACCGGTCATATAATAAGAATTCGATAGGGTGAGCATCAGTGGCCAATCTAGTCTCAATAAAATAAGCAGCCAACTGAACTTGGTTTTTTCCCGTTCACAACTTGAGATCATGCTCCCGTGGTTTAAATTTAAACTCACCATGGCCGATGTGGATGCCGAGTGAGTGGAGGAGATGGGACGCGTGCGAGCCGCAGCAGAGCGCCACGAGCGTCCACGCGAAGGCGACGCGGCCTCGGCTTCGGGTGAGGAGCTCCGACTTCCGGGCGGCCATCTCCCTCCACTTGAGCGCGCTCTCCGCGGCCCCCGCGGCCGCGCCCCCTCGCCGCGCCGCGGACGGGAACCCGCACACCGTCAGCCTCTCCGCCAGCTCCTCCCCAGCGCCCGGCGCCGGGGACCGCAGCCGCACCGCGGCCGACTCGGCGAGGAGGTTGACCGCCGCGTTCTCCACCCGCGCGTCCGCGGCGAGGATCGACCGCACCCGCGCCGCGCAGCCGCCGCACATCATGCCGCTGACGTCGAGCAGCACGGTCGCGCTGGCGCCCTCCTCCGCCGCGGGGGGGACGTCGACGGCGGTCGAGGCGGAGGGGTCGGCCGCGGCACGGGGCGAGCCCGCTGATAGCTCGCGCGGGATGAGGCGGAGGCGTTGCTGGGAGGCGGCAGCCGAGCGGCGGCTGCGCGGCAGGCGGAGGCGCCGCGCGAAGAGAAGGGGATTGGCGCTGGGAATTTGAGCGCGCACGTGGAGGAGTGGAGAGGCGGGAGCGGTGGCCATGGCGGCCGTCCGGAGGTCTCGCCCGGATGAGAGCCTCGGGTGCCCAGCCGCCTCGCCTAGGGTTTTGAGCCgtggaggaggagaggggaggaggaggaggcggtggtggccatggagGAACGGGCCGAGTCGACGACGAGTAGGTGGTGGATGGGAAATGGAGTTACGGAAGAGTGGCCGTGGTGAAGTGGAGAGGGATGGCGACGTGGACTGCTCGGAGGAGAGGAGATCGGTAATCTGCCATCCTGGATGGATTTTGATTTTCTGGACGGCGATCCATGGGGTCCTCGAAGGCTTCTTTCGCCGTGGAAAACGCGGTGGGTGCTGTTTCCCGGAGGAAGAACGGAGGACCCCTGCCGCCGGTGGGTGCTGTTTCCCGGAGTATTCACTGGACGTGGTATATCCGTTCGTAGTGGTCACAAAAGCGCTGTTGTAAATTAATTTTTTGGGAGTTTCAAAAAAATATATTAATTTTTTGGGTTGCCTAGGTCACATTTAGATATGTCataattattgcacatctaagtgacttaATAAagcacaaaaagaaaagaaaaagggaaaagaaaatacCCACACGATTCAGGTATGATCAATGATACAtcacttagagcatctctagcatacCCGTATAATGCCCCCACacgtaaaataaccgtcaaaatacGGGTCCGCACAAAAAATGCTGCCCGATCAGACCCTGCAAACGCGTCGGACCCGTAAAAAATTTAAGGGGCGCGAAAAACATCACCGTCAAACCCTTGAAAATAAGGATTTTGGAGGCAACCCGAGGAGGCCCTGTATACGCGAAAGCCCGTTGGCGAGAATCTAACTACCATCGGAACCTCCATAAATCACTCCCGTCTACCCATCCCCGGGCGCCGGCCGCCCGGCGACCGTCCGCCCAACGAAGGAGCTAGCTAGCTATGAGCTCGAATCGGCGGACGAAGGAGCTAGCTCTAGCTGAATCAATCGATTGATTCGGCACGATCGGCTTTGCCCGCTGTATTTGGTCGCCGGCGGCTTCGTATTTGGTCGCTTTGAGCTAGCTGGACGTCGGTGGCTTCGTATTTGGCCGCTTCGTGCGTTGTCCGCTGGTTTCGTAGGAGTAAGCTAGCAGATCGTGGACACGAGCAAGAGGAAAGAAGAAGACGAGGGAAAAATATGCGAATGTTCGGTTTTACAGTTTAAGTTTAAGGGGTCTGTTCGGCCGCGGACCTGGGAATTTCTTGGTTCATCATGCTATTGCTCTAGGTTTGCATACAACTACATTGATTTTAGTAAAGGGCGCTTTAGATGCACGCGGTCTC
Proteins encoded:
- the LOC123098640 gene encoding copper-transporting ATPase PAA2, chloroplastic, giving the protein MATAPASPLLHVRAQIPSANPLLFARRLRLPRSRRSAAASQQRLRLIPRELSAGSPRAAADPSASTAVDVPPAAEEGASATVLLDVSGMMCGGCAARVRSILAADARVENAAVNLLAESAAVRLRSPAPGAGEELAERLTVCGFPSAARRGGAAAGAAESALKWREMAARKSELLTRSRGRVAFAWTLVALCCGSHASHLLHSLGIHIGHGTFLDVLHNSYVKCGIAVVALFGPGRDILFDGLRAFKQGSPNMNSLVGFGSAAAFAISAVSLLNPELAWNSTFFDEPVMLLGFVLLGRSLEESARLKASSDMNELISLLSPQSRLVVTSSSEDLPSDGILNSDAITVEVPVDDVRVGDSVLVLPGETIPVDGNVTGGSSFVDESMLTGESLPVAKEKGCPVFSGTVNWDGPLRIKATTTGPSSTIAKIIRMVEDAQAHEAPVQRLADAIAGPFVYTVMTLSAATFSFWYLLGTHLFPEVLLNDISGPDGDSLLLSLKLAVDVLVVSCPCALGLATPTAILIGTSMGAKRGLLIRGGDVLERLAGIDAIVLDKTGTLTKGKPVVTSIASLAYDGMEILRLAAAVEKTALHPIANAITKEAELCKLDIPTTSGQLTQPGFGCLAEVDGRLVAVGNLDWVHNRFETKASPTELSDLGKRLEFVPSSEASSSNQSKSIAYIGREGEGIIGAIAISDVLRDDAKSTVDRLKQEGIATYILSGDRKEAVEGIGETVGIRSENRRSSLTPQEKAGIISTLQGEGHRVAMVGDGINDAPSLAAADVGIAMRTHSKENAASDAASVVLLGNRLSQVVDALSLSKATMAKVHQNLAWAVAYNIVAIPIAAGALLPQFDFAMTPSLSGGLMALSSIFVVSNSLLLQLHGSFQKAEKTRTG